In Actinomycetota bacterium, a single window of DNA contains:
- a CDS encoding peptidoglycan DD-metalloendopeptidase family protein: MLLALVVALSVIVPTGAWAQDFEAVERQKNALEDQIDKAAAELDDLTARIALTRDELGSLEQRAADLEAEAREAGEALEVRARATFKRGESSGLESLFTSDGPDGARERARLLAALSRRDLAALQHSSALRTQLQQTGELLAARATDLLQLEAQMVQRGEELQARFVEVSEVYRELKTRKDRQRLITRGAQQGLYACIMQGAYHFRDTWGHPRSGGRRHKGTDVMAPYGAPVYAFTTGRIRQFSSSGLGGIGLYLWGDDGVQYYYAHLKGYAAGIHPGKRVEAGQLVAYNGSTGNADRGAPHVHFEVHPGGGGAINPYHWLTPVC; this comes from the coding sequence TTGCTGCTGGCGTTGGTCGTCGCCCTTTCGGTGATCGTCCCCACCGGCGCCTGGGCCCAGGACTTCGAGGCCGTCGAGCGCCAGAAGAACGCGCTCGAGGACCAGATCGACAAGGCCGCGGCCGAACTCGACGACCTGACGGCGCGCATCGCCTTGACCCGCGACGAGCTCGGTTCCCTCGAGCAGCGCGCCGCCGACCTCGAGGCCGAGGCGCGCGAGGCCGGCGAGGCCCTGGAGGTACGGGCGCGTGCCACCTTCAAGCGGGGCGAGTCCAGCGGGCTCGAGTCGCTGTTCACCTCCGACGGACCCGACGGCGCGCGCGAGCGTGCCCGCTTGCTGGCAGCGCTGTCGCGGCGGGACCTGGCCGCCTTGCAGCACTCCTCGGCGCTGCGCACGCAGCTGCAGCAGACCGGCGAACTGCTGGCCGCCAGGGCCACCGATCTGTTGCAGCTCGAGGCGCAGATGGTGCAGCGCGGGGAGGAGCTGCAGGCACGGTTCGTCGAAGTGTCGGAGGTGTACCGCGAGTTGAAGACCCGCAAGGACCGCCAGCGGCTGATCACTCGCGGCGCTCAGCAGGGCCTGTACGCCTGCATCATGCAGGGGGCCTACCACTTCCGCGACACCTGGGGCCATCCCCGATCCGGTGGCCGGCGCCACAAGGGCACCGACGTCATGGCCCCGTACGGGGCGCCGGTCTATGCCTTCACGACCGGGCGGATCCGGCAGTTCTCGAGCAGCGGGCTGGGCGGCATCGGGCTATACCTGTGGGGCGACGACGGCGTCCAGTACTACTACGCGCACCTGAAGGGCTACGCGGCCGGGATCCACCCGGGGAAGCGGGTCGAGGCCGGCCAGCTCGTCGCGTACAACGGCAGCACGGGGAACGCCGACCGGGGCGCCCCCCACGTCCACTTCGAGGTCCATCCCGGGGGGGGCGGAGCGATCAACCCGTATCACTGGCTGACGCCCGTGTGCTGA